Proteins co-encoded in one Bacillus paramycoides genomic window:
- the hemD gene encoding uroporphyrinogen-III synthase gives MNALAGKTVLITRAQHQAKQMSVAVKEKSGIPLEIPLLRMEGMSHRQIQHIAGQLHSYDWVIFTSKNGVAFFLDSLRKELPVTMKIAAVGVKTKLELEKRGYEVDFVPTSFVAEVFAKEFVKRLIGNECILFPKGNLARDVIPVALRGMGVSLDELVVYGTKENVEKKRELIEALEVGKVDIITFTSPSTVTSFVRLLEGTNWREWTKKCTIACIGPITEKEASLYFPHIIMPKEYTVEALLQCISESIK, from the coding sequence ATGAACGCTCTCGCTGGCAAAACGGTATTGATTACACGTGCCCAGCATCAAGCAAAACAAATGAGTGTAGCGGTGAAAGAAAAGAGCGGAATTCCATTGGAAATTCCGCTTTTGCGTATGGAAGGTATGTCTCATAGGCAAATTCAACATATAGCAGGGCAGCTGCATTCGTATGACTGGGTTATTTTTACGAGTAAAAATGGCGTAGCTTTTTTTCTAGACAGTTTGAGAAAGGAGCTACCTGTAACGATGAAAATTGCTGCAGTAGGCGTGAAAACAAAGTTAGAGTTAGAAAAGCGAGGCTATGAAGTGGACTTTGTTCCAACTTCATTTGTGGCAGAAGTATTTGCAAAAGAGTTTGTAAAAAGGCTAATTGGAAACGAATGCATTTTATTTCCGAAAGGGAATTTAGCAAGAGATGTAATCCCAGTTGCACTTCGCGGAATGGGTGTTTCTCTAGATGAGCTCGTCGTATATGGTACGAAAGAAAATGTAGAGAAAAAGAGAGAGCTTATAGAAGCGTTAGAAGTAGGGAAAGTAGACATTATTACATTTACGAGCCCTTCAACTGTTACTAGTTTTGTTCGTTTACTTGAGGGTACAAACTGGAGAGAATGGACAAAAAAATGTACAATTGCTTGTATAGGGCCTATTACGGAAAAAGAGGCGAGCCTTTATTTTCCGCATATTATTATGCCGAAAGAGTACACTGTAGAAGCATTACTACAATGCATTAGTGAATCTATAAAGTGA